The following are from one region of the Streptomyces changanensis genome:
- a CDS encoding AIM24 family protein, with amino-acid sequence MSPSAVFDPSNLPSDDNVNPYTFCVELKGSRWFLQKGKMIAYYGDIAFNGVGHGALERLVRTSFHSPMHAGDWVVAEGSGRMLLADRAFDVNSFDLEDGNLTIRAGSLLAFEPSLSLKQSIVPGFLTLIGTGKFVAASNGEVVFMEPPIRVDPQALVGWADCPSPCHHYDHGYLRGVLGGVRALTGLGGASGEEHQFEFVGAGTVLLQSTETLVPEQGTGTVPHEPGVPGGGAPHTGQGSGQGSHGASPRLPGQLGDLQRRFGL; translated from the coding sequence ACAACGTCAACCCGTACACCTTCTGCGTGGAACTCAAGGGCTCCCGGTGGTTCCTGCAGAAGGGCAAGATGATCGCCTACTACGGCGACATCGCCTTCAACGGCGTCGGGCACGGCGCCCTGGAGCGGCTGGTGCGCACGAGCTTCCACTCGCCGATGCACGCGGGTGACTGGGTCGTGGCGGAGGGCAGTGGCCGGATGCTCCTGGCGGACCGGGCCTTCGACGTGAACTCCTTCGACCTGGAGGACGGCAACCTCACGATCCGGGCCGGCAGCCTCCTGGCCTTCGAGCCGTCGCTGTCGCTGAAGCAGTCGATCGTGCCGGGCTTCCTCACGCTGATCGGCACGGGCAAGTTCGTCGCCGCGTCCAACGGCGAGGTGGTCTTCATGGAGCCGCCGATCCGCGTCGACCCGCAGGCGCTCGTCGGGTGGGCGGACTGCCCCTCGCCGTGCCACCACTATGACCACGGCTACCTACGGGGCGTCCTCGGGGGGGTACGGGCGCTCACCGGGCTCGGTGGGGCGTCCGGCGAGGAGCACCAGTTCGAGTTCGTCGGGGCGGGAACGGTGCTGCTCCAGTCGACGGAGACGCTGGTGCCGGAGCAGGGCACCGGAACCGTCCCGCACGAGCCGGGCGTCCCGGGGGGCGGGGCGCCGCACACCGGACAGGGTTCCGGCCAGGGGTCGCACGGTGCGTCACCGCGCCTTCCCGGCCAGCTGGGGGACCTCCAGCGTCGCTTCGGGCTGTGA
- a CDS encoding MarR family winged helix-turn-helix transcriptional regulator: protein METETATSWLSDGEQCAWRTYLDVNRLLTYQLEKDLQPFGLTYNDYEILVNLSESPERRMRMSDLAAATLQSKSRLSHQITRMENAGLVRRENCESDRRGLYAVLTDQGMETMHKVAPHHVESVRRHFIDRLAPEALTDLHASLRPIAEHLRGLRGKP, encoded by the coding sequence ATGGAGACCGAGACGGCCACCTCGTGGCTGAGCGATGGCGAGCAGTGCGCCTGGCGCACCTATCTCGACGTCAACCGACTACTCACCTACCAGCTGGAGAAGGACCTCCAGCCGTTCGGCCTGACCTACAACGACTACGAGATCCTCGTGAACCTCTCGGAGTCGCCCGAGCGGCGCATGCGGATGAGCGACCTCGCCGCGGCGACCCTCCAGTCCAAGAGCCGGCTCTCCCACCAGATCACCCGGATGGAGAACGCCGGCCTGGTCCGACGCGAGAACTGCGAGTCGGACCGGCGCGGACTGTACGCGGTCCTCACCGACCAGGGCATGGAGACCATGCACAAGGTGGCGCCGCACCACGTCGAGTCGGTGCGCAGGCACTTCATCGACCGGCTGGCCCCCGAGGCGCTGACCGACCTCCACGCCTCGCTGCGGCCGATCGCGGAACACCTCCGCGGCCTGCGCGGCAAGCCCTAG
- the meaB gene encoding methylmalonyl Co-A mutase-associated GTPase MeaB produces the protein MVDVPALVAQAREGRPRAVARLISLVEGASPQLREVMAALAPLTGGAYVVGLTGSPGVGKSTSTSALVSAYRRAGKRVGVLAVDPSSPFSGGALLGDRVRMSEHASDPGVYIRSMATRGHLGGLAWSAPQAIRVLDAAGCDVVLVETVGVGQSEVEIASQADTSVVLLAPGMGDGIQAAKAGILEIGDVYVVNKADRDGADATARELNHMLGLGEARAPGDWRPPIVKTVAARGEGVDEVVEALEKHRAWMEEHGVLAERRRARASHEVETVAVTALRERIGDLRGDRRLGVLAERIVSGELDPYAAADELVAGLTGR, from the coding sequence ATGGTGGACGTCCCCGCACTGGTCGCCCAGGCACGGGAGGGCAGGCCACGGGCCGTGGCCCGGTTGATCTCGCTCGTGGAGGGGGCGTCCCCGCAGCTCCGTGAGGTGATGGCGGCCCTCGCCCCGCTCACGGGCGGCGCGTACGTGGTCGGCCTGACGGGTTCGCCCGGGGTCGGCAAGTCCACGTCGACGTCGGCGCTGGTCTCCGCGTACCGCAGGGCGGGCAAGCGGGTCGGCGTCCTCGCCGTGGACCCGTCGTCGCCGTTCTCCGGCGGCGCGCTGCTGGGCGACCGGGTCCGGATGTCCGAGCACGCCTCGGACCCGGGCGTCTACATCCGCTCCATGGCCACCCGCGGGCACCTGGGCGGTCTTGCGTGGTCGGCCCCGCAGGCGATCCGCGTCCTGGACGCGGCCGGCTGTGACGTGGTGCTCGTCGAGACGGTCGGCGTGGGTCAGTCCGAGGTGGAGATCGCCTCGCAGGCGGACACGTCGGTGGTGCTGCTGGCGCCCGGCATGGGCGACGGCATCCAGGCGGCGAAGGCCGGCATCCTGGAGATCGGCGACGTGTACGTGGTGAACAAGGCCGACCGGGACGGCGCGGACGCCACGGCACGCGAGCTCAACCATATGCTGGGCCTCGGGGAGGCGCGGGCGCCGGGCGACTGGCGGCCGCCGATCGTGAAGACGGTCGCCGCGCGCGGCGAGGGCGTCGACGAGGTCGTGGAGGCGCTGGAGAAGCACCGCGCCTGGATGGAGGAGCACGGCGTCCTGGCGGAGCGCCGCAGGGCCCGCGCCTCGCACGAGGTGGAGACCGTCGCGGTCACCGCGCTGCGCGAGCGCATCGGCGACCTGCGGGGCGACCGGCGCCTGGGCGTGCTGGCGGAGCGGATCGTGTCGGGCGAGCTCGACCCGTACGCGGCCGCCGACGAGCTCGTGGCGGGCCTGACGGGCCGCTGA